The Setaria viridis chromosome 6, Setaria_viridis_v4.0, whole genome shotgun sequence genome contains a region encoding:
- the LOC117860449 gene encoding auxin response factor 21, giving the protein MAAPGTSSGGAGGEGGGGGTKVNQELWYACAGPLVALPPAGSLVVYFPQGHSEQVAASMGKDADAKIPSYPNLPSKLICILNSVTMHADTDTDEVYARMTLQPVSNVTQCDKETLLASELALKQTRPQTEFFCKTLTASDTSTHGGFSVPRRAAERIFPHLDFSMQPPAQELQARDLHDSIWTFRHIYRGQPKRHLLTTGWSLFVSGKKLLAGDSVLFIRDARQQLLLGIRRANRQPVNLSSSVLSSDSMHIGILAAAAHAAANNSQFTVFYNPRASPSEFVIPFAKYQKAVYSNQLSLGMRFRMMFETEESGTRRYMGTITGISDLDPVRWKNSQWRNIQVAWDEAAPSERRTRVSLWDIEPVIAPFFIYPSPLFTAKRPRQPGITDDETADMENLFKRTMPWFGEEIYKKDLNTQNNLVPGLSLVQWMQQNPSLTSTVVQPELLNSLAGKPVQTLAAADMSRQISFQPQFLQQNNIQFNTSLLPPQNQQTEQLAKVIATPNQSGSVIVSQKVVQDCNPEQKQHAITQPVQGSQPMISAAQPQFVVQNQLQQPQVILQAQPQQPQVILQAQIQQQQPLVQNHTVLHGDLQQAQLLQQQEPHLQQQPQQVQQSVQEQQQIKIQPVQVLNGTNVITQLSDHQMKIQLLKALQPQQPLIMEQQKMILDLQHQMVNSNSQSAAQQCAQVTTQAGGMHSSNTIQYPTQQKTQPHQPIQDFPRHAVSVANPEIATSMGTRSLHVPGGVQLLKTEDVPSSSTSPPTNNNPVLLQSVPCSSKNQSLLTAAKTPQSSAVVGPTLGQGMKPYESAQQMVMIPKGAEQKPVTRQDYVNNTPQMDYLDTSSSATSVCLSQADGSLHQNFPPSSFNQHQLLRETVPDSEFEVTDPGNNFLFGVNIDGHLDSLNADALLANNFETEKYMDHMPGHGISNYISSKDSQQELSSSMISHSFGVADIAFNSIDSSINDAPFLNRNSRPPAPAHQRIRTYTKVHKRGAVGRSIDINRYSGYDELKHDVARMFGIEGQLSDQNRGGWKLVYEDHEKDVLLVGDDPWEDFVNCVRCIRILSPQEEMQMRLASDFGDSFLHNQACSSSDGGHPWRVTGD; this is encoded by the exons atggcggcgccggggacgagctccggcggggccgggggcgaggggggcggcgggggcacgAAGGTCAACCAGGAGCTGTGGTACGCCTGCGCGGGGCCGCTCgtcgcgctgccgccggcggggagcctCGTCGTCTACTTCCCCCAGGGCCACAGCGAGCAG GTAGCAGCATCTATGGGAAAGGATGCAGATGCCAAAATTCCGAGCTATCCAAATCTTCCTTCTAAGCTTATATGCATCCTCAATAGTGTTACTATGCAT GCTGATACTGACACAGATGAGGTTTATGCTCGAATGACTCTCCAACCAGTTAGCAAT GTGACACAGTGTGACAAGGAGACACTGCTGGCATCAGAGCTTGCACTGAAACAAACCAGACCACAGACAGAATTcttctgtaaaacactgactgcAAGTGATACAAGCACTCATGGAGGTTTCTCTGTGCCACGGCGCGCTGCCGAGCGAATTTTCCCCCATCTT GACTTCTCAATGCAGCCTCCTGCTCAGGAACTGCAGGCCAGGGATTTGCATGATTCAATTTGGACATTCCGTCATATATATAGAG GCCAGCCTAAAAGGCATTTGCTGACTACCGGCTGGAGCCTATTTGTCAGCGGAAAGAAACTTCTTGCTGGGGATTCCGTCTTATTTATTAG GGATGCAAGGCAGCAACTCCTCTTGGGGATAAGGCGAGCAAATAGGCAACCTGTTAACCTCTCATCATCTGTTTTGTCTAGTGACAGTATGCATATTGGTATTCTTGCTGCTGCAGCCCATGCAGCAGCCAATAACAGCCAATTCACGGTTTTCTATAACCCAAG GGCAAGTCCTTCAGAATTTGTGATTCCTTTTGCCAAGTACCAGAAGGCTGTCTATAGCAACCAACTATCTCTTGGCATGCGGTTTCGGATGATGTTCGAAACAGAAGAATCTGGAACAAGAAG GTACATGGGAACAATAACAGGTATAAGTGATCTGGATCCTGTAAGGTGGAAAAACTCCCAGTGGCGCAATATTCAG GTTGCATGGGATGAAGCTGCACCAAGTGAGAGGCGCACCAGGGTTTCCCTCTGGGATATCGAGCCTGTCATTGCTCCATTCTTCATATATCCTTCACCATTGTTCACTGCAAAACGTCCAAGACAACCAGGGATAACAG ATGATGAAACCGCTGACATGGAAAATCTTTTTAAGCGGACCATGCCGTGGTTTGGTGAGGAGATTTACAAGAAAGATCTGAATACTCAGAACAACTTAGTTCCTGGATTAAGTTTAGTTCAGTGGATGCAACAGAACCCCTCACTCACTAGCACAGTTGTGCAACCGGAATTGCTAAACTCATTAGCTGGCAAACCTGTACAAACTCTGGCTGCAGCTGATATGTCAAGGCAAATCAGCTTCCAGCCCCAGTTCCTGCAACAAAATAACATCCAGTTCAACACTTCGCTGCTACCTCCACAAAACCAGCAGACCGAACAGTTAGCAAAAGTGATAGCTACACCAAACCAATCGGGAAGTGTCATAGTATCACAGAAGGTAGTACAAGATTGCAATCCCGAACAGAAGCAGCATGCTATAACTCAACCAGTGCAAGGCAGCCAACCAATGATAAGTGCCGCACAGCCTCAATTTGTTGTCCAGAACCAACTCCAGCAACCTCAAGTCATTCTCCAGGCTCAGCCTCAGCAACCTCAAGTCATTCTCCAGGCTCAAATCCAGCAACAGCAGCCTTTGGTTCAAAACCACACAGTTCTACATGGTGATCTTCAACAAGCCCAGCTTCTACAGCAACAGGAACCACATTTACAGCAGCAGCCACAACAGGTTCAGCAATCAGTGCAGGAACAGCAGCAAATAAAGATACAACCTGTTCAGGTACTGAATGGCACAAACGTGATCACACAGCTTTCTGATCATCAAATGAAAATACAACTATTGAAGGCTCTTCAGCCTCAGCAGCCTTTGATCATGGAGCAGCAGAAAATGATCTTGGACTTGCAGCATCAAATGGTAAATTCCAATTCCCAGTCAGCTGCGCAGCAGTGTGCACAAGTAACTACCCAAGCGGGTGGTATGCATAGCAGTAACACTATTCAGTACCCGACACAGCAAAAGACTCAACCTCACCAACCAATTCAAGATTTCCCTCGGCATGCTGTGTCTGTTGCAAACCCAGAAATTGCTACCTCCATGGGTACTCGCTCTTTGCATGTCCCAGGTGGAGTGCAGTTATTGAAGACAGAAGATGTTCCCTCTTCGTCAACATCACCACCCACAAACAATAATCCTGTTCTTTTGCAATCAGTTCCATGTAGCTCCAAGAACCAAAGTTTACTTACTGCAGCAAAGACACCTCAATCATCTGCTGTAGTGGGCCCTACACTTGGACAAGGCATGAAGCCTTATGAGAGTGCACAGCAGATGGTGATGATTCCCAAGGGGGCTGAACAAAAGCCAGTTACCAGGCAAGACTATGTGAATAACACTCCTCAGATGGATTATTTGGACACATCCTCTTCAGCTACTTCAGTTTGCCTTTCTCAGGCTGATGGATCATTGCATCAAAACTTTCCACCTTCGTCCTTCAATCAGCATCAGCTGTTACGAGAAACAGTTCCAGATAGCGAGTTTGAGGTTACAGATCCAGGAAATAACTTTCTATTTGGGGTAAACATTGATGGCCATTTGGATTCCCTTAATGCAGATGCTTTGCTTGCGAATAACTTTGAAACTGAGAAGTACATGGATCATATGCCAGGACATGGCATCTCTAATTACATTTCATCAAAGGATTCTCAGCAAGAGTTATCATCTTCAATGATTTCACATTCATTTGGTGTTGCTGATATTGCATTCAATTCTATAGATTCATCAATCAATGATGCCCCATTCTTAAACAGAAATTCCCGGCCTCCAGCTCCTGCGCATCAACGGATACGAACCTACACAAAG GTGCACAAGCGTGGTGCTGTTGGAAGATCTATCGACATCAATCGATATTCCGGATATGATGAACTGAAACATGATGTTGCCCGGATGTTTGGTATTGAGGGGCAACTCAGTGACCAAAATAGAGGTGGCTGGAAGCTAGTTTATGAAGATCACGAGAAGGATGTTCTATTAGTTGGCGATGACCCATGGGA GGACTTTGTGAACTGCGTACGGTGCATCAGGATTCTTTCTCCACAGGAAGAAATGCAGATGAGATTGGCTAGCGACTTTGGGGACAGCTTTCTACACAACCAAGCATGCAGCAGTTCAGATGGGGGTCACCCATGGAGGGTCACCGGTGACTAG
- the LOC117860451 gene encoding uncharacterized protein gives MAVSPELESLRRIAPYRFVSFSFPNPFLGHASNPYGGGGGGGDDAGECLRVAALDSPLPSPPVPRTAAMLVPAGRHRDWIFSTRAGHLHLLLSTQFSRLILVGPELSAPSPRVIPCVSLSDPDPAHARLLPLLLALCPMAAFRDNAVPDVPLLSFQDDLLLLAPVKFVTGPVVGEMVIEDVAIDSAPGPPELHRRLRFKRMPCLVQTQVRLCQSPAAASSLLLEALEGSDGLLQPEVRGSLVQPYLQAMVAGLAVIAPSIEESIQSGVRPRCLCAGVGGGSLPMSIRVGLRFSVLGVEADGVVLDVARNHFGLVEDEFLRVHVGDAIQMIEDFSRRGESDMNFSAVMVDLDSSDAMCGVSAPPLEMIRGSVLLAARTILDQHGVLILNVIPPPADGSFYKGLVDVLRQVFLELYEVDVGNGENFVLAATVSPETALADNSGHFLTELRKLAGGFLDHIRKI, from the coding sequence ATGGCGGTGAGCCCGGAGCTGGAGAGCCTTCGGCGCATCGCGCCTTACCGCTtcgtctccttctccttccccaaCCCTTTCCTCGGCCACGCCTCCAATCCTtacgggggcgggggcggcggcggcgacgacgcgggGGAGTGCCTCCGTGTTGCCGCTCTCGAttcgcccctcccctccccgcccgtcccgcggacggcggcgatgCTTGTCCCGGCTGGGCGGCACCGCGACTGGATCTTCTCCAcccgcgccggccacctccacctcctcctctccacccaGTTCTCCCGTCTCATACTCGTTGGTCCTGAGCTCTCTGCTCCTTCTCCTCGGGTGATTCCTTGCGTCTCCCTCTCGGACCCGGACCCTGCTCACGCTcggctcctccccctcctccttgcTCTCTGCCCCATGGCCGCGTTCCGGGACAACGCCGTCCCTGACGTCCCGTTGCTCAGCTTCCAGGATGACCTCCTCCTGCTTGCTCCCGTCAAGTTTGTCACTGGCCCGGTCGTCGGCGAGATGGTCATCGAGGATGTGGCCATTGACAGTGCTCCCGGTCCACCTGAATTGCACCGCAGGCTGCGGTTCAAGCGCATGCCCTGCCTTGTGCAGACCCAGGTCCGCCTATGCCAgtcgcctgctgctgcttcgtcGTTGTTGCTGGAAGCACTGGAAGGGTCAGATGGTTTGTTACAGCCGGAGGTACGTGGGTCGTTGGTACAGCCTTACCTCCAAGCCATGGTTGCCGGTCTTGCAGTGATTGCGCCTTCCATTGAGGAGAGTATTCAGTCAGGTGTTAGGCCTAGGTGCCTCTGTGCTGGTGTTGGAGGTGGATCACTCCCCATGTCAATCAGAGTGGGACTTCGGTTCAGTGTGCTCGGTGTAGAGGCCGATGGTGTTGTCCTGGATGTTGCGAGGAATCATTTTGGTCTGGTGGAGGATGAGTTTCTCCGTGTCCATGTCGGTGATGCTATACAAATGATAGAGGATTTTTCTCGTCGAGGGGAGTCTGATATGAATTTCAGTGCAGTTATGGTGGATCTTGACTCCTCTGATGCTATGTGTGGTGTCAGCGCGCCACCATTGGAGATGATTCGTGGAAGCGTCCTTCTTGCTGCACGCACAATCCTGGACCAGCATGGAGTGTTGATACTGAATGTGATCCCACCTCCTGCGGATGGATCGTTCTACAAGGGGCTGGTTGATGTTCTTCGCCAAGTTTTTTTGGAACTGTATGAAGTAGATGTTGGTAATGGTGAGAATTTTGTTCTTGCCGCCACAGTCTCACCTGAGACCGCACTTGCTGATAATTCAGGACACTTTCTGACAGAACTGAGGAAATTAGCTGGGGGTTTCCTGGATCATATAAGGAAAATTTGA
- the LOC117860450 gene encoding RNA-binding protein 208 — MNGAGGSHQQQQQRLRQQQQQQQQALLMQQALQQQQQYQSGVLAAAAAAAMTQMEPISNGNLPPGFDPSTCRSVYVGNVNPNVTESLLIEVFQSAGLVERCKLIRKEKSSFGFVDYYDRRSAALAIMTLHGRHIYGQAIKVNWAYASTQREDTSGHFHIFVGDLSSEVNDATLYACFSAYPSCSDARVMWDNKTGRSRGYGFVSFRNQQEAENAITEMTGKWLGSRQIRCNWATKNNSEEKPETDNHNAVVLTNGGSSNSATDASQDGGSKENPENNPDCTTVYVGNIGHEVNRDELHRHFYNLGVGAIEEIRVQQEKGFGFVRYSNHGEAALAIQMANGLVVRGKPIKCSWGTKPTPPGTASKPLPPPVAPYQPAVAMPGVPQGFTAAELLAYQRQLALSQAAAGQIAGQHGLAGQVSAGLLAGSQALYDGYPNQSSAQQLMYYN, encoded by the exons atgaaCGGCGCCGGGGGCAGccaccagcaacagcagcagaggctccggcagcagcagcagcagcagcagcaggctctCCTGATGCAGCAggcactgcagcagcagcagcagtaccaGTCCGGCGTCCtcgcggccgcggcagcggcggccatgACCCAG ATGGAACCTATTTCCAATGGCAATCTTCCACCTGGGTTTGATCCCTCCACTTGTCGCAGTGT GTATGTGGGAAATGTGAACCCTAACGTCACTGAGAGCCTTCTGATTGAAGTTTTCCAGAGTGCTGGCCTTGTGGAAAGATGCAAGCTCATCCGGAAAGAGAAG tcTTCCTTTGGGTTTGTGGATTACTATGATAGAAGATCTGCTGCTCTAGCAATAATGACCCTTCATGGTCGTCACAT ATATGGACAAGCAATCAAAGTGAACTGGGCGTACGCAAGTACGCAGAGGGAGGACACATCTG GGCATTTCCATATTTTTGTTGGTGATTTAAGTTCTGAAGTGAATGATGCAACTCTTTATGCCTGTTTCTCAGCATATCCTTCTTGTTC TGATGCTCGAGTCATGTGGGACAACAAAACTGGGCGCTCCAGAGGTTATGGTTTTGTCTCCTTCCGTAATCAACAG GAAGCTGAAAATGCTATAACTGAAATGACTG GAAAATGGCTTGGAAGCAGACAAATAAGGTGCAACTGGGCAACAAAGAACAATTCAGAAGAGAAACCAGAAACTGACAATCATAATGCAGTTGTACTAACAAATGGTGGCTCGAGTAATTCAG CAACAGATGCAAgccaggatggaggaagtaaaGAGAACCCAGAGAACAACCCTGATTGTACTACTGTATATGTTGGCAACATTGGACATGAG GTTAACCGAGATGAGCTTCACCGACACTTCTATAACTTAGGGGTTGGGGCAATCGAGGAAATTCGTGTTCAACAGGAGAAAGGGTTTGGATTTGTGAGATATAGCAACCATGGTGAAGCAGCATTAGCTATTCAGATGGCCAATGGATTGGTAGTCCGCGGGAAGCCAATTAAG TGCTCATGGGGCACCAAACCAACTCCACCTGGTACTGCATCCAAGCCCCTACCCCCACCAGTTGCTCCGTACCAGCCTGCTGTTGCAATGCCAGGCGTCCCGCAAGGCTTCACAGCAGCTGAGCTTCTGGCTTACCAGAGGCAGCTTGCCTTAAGCCAGGCTGCGGCAGGGCAGATTGCAGGGCAGCACGGTCTCGCGGGTCAGGTTTCTGCAGGGCTTCTTGCTGGTTCCCAGGCCCTCTACGATGGCTACCCAAACCAGTCATCTGCTCAGCAGCTTATGTACTACAACTAG
- the LOC117861942 gene encoding pentatricopeptide repeat-containing protein At3g42630, with product MCSLLLPPWRLPFLPSTHRLPTSSAGQVSTRTETPHRRTAAVPRLRAAAPDADDAAALMVARAEAGDFAEARSIWAQLLHSSAAPCLPAAARRLLPAYARLGRSDEILLAARELSARDPAAARALYPLAVSCLGAAGELARMEDAVLDMGRLGLRVDPATGDAFLRAYAAAGTVPQMEAAYRRHKRTGLLISRGAIRAVASAYISRQKYYKLGAFVADAGLHRRDAGNLLWNLYLLSFAGNFKMKSLQRAFLEMVAAGFRPDLTTFNIRAAAFSKMCMFWDLHLTAEHMRRDGVAPDLVTHGCFVDAYLERRLARNLTFAFDRLDGNAEPVVATDGIVFEAFGKGGFHASSEALLEATAGKRRWTYYKLLGVYLRKQHRRNQVFWNY from the coding sequence ATGTGCTCGCTCCTGCTTCCACCATGGCGTCTTCCTTTCCTCCCCTCCACCCATCGTCTTCCTACTTCCTCAGCAGGCCAGGTCTCGACGCGCACGGAGACTCCGCATCGGCGTACCGCTGCCGTGCCCCGTCTAAGAGCCGCCGCACCTGATGCGGACGACGCGGCCGCCCTCATGGTCGCGCGCGCCGAGGCCGGGGACTTCGCGGAGGCTCGGTCCATCTGGGCGCAGCTCCTGCACAgctccgccgcgccgtgccttcccgccgcggcgcggcgcctcCTCCCGGCGTACGCGCGCCTCGGCCGCTCCGACGAGATCCTCCTCGCAGCGCGCGAGCTCTCGGCGCGGgaccccgccgcggcgcgcgcgctctACCCGCTCGCCGTCTCCTGCCTCGGCGCCGCGGGCGAGCTCGCGCGCATGGAGGACGCCGTGCTAGACATgggccgcctcggcctccgcgtCGACCCCGCCACCGGGGACGCCTTCctccgcgcctacgccgccgccggcaccgtccCGCAGATGGAGGCGGCCTACCGCCGGCACAAGAGGACCGGGCTGCTCATATCCCGCGGCGCCATCCGCGCCGTCGCGTCCGCGTACATCTCCCGGCAGAAGTACTACAAGCTCGGCGCGTTCGTGGCCGACgccggcctccaccgccgcgacGCCGGCAACCTGCTCTGGAACCTGTACCTCCTCTCCTTCGCGGGCAACTTCAAGATGAAGTCCCTGCAGCGCGCGTTCCTGGAGATGGTGGCCGCCGGGTTCCGGCCGGACCTTACCACCTTCAacatccgcgccgccgccttctccaaGATGTGCATGTTCTGGGACCTCCACCTCACTGCCGAGCACATGCGCCGCGACGGCGTCGCGCCGGACCTCGTCACGCATGGCTGCTTCGTCGACGCCTAcctcgagcgccgcctcgcgcgGAACCTCACCTTCGCGTTCGACAGGCTGGACGGCAACGCGGAGCCCGTCGTGGCCACGGACGGCATCGTCTTCGAGGCGTTCGGCAAGGGCGGCTTCCACGCGAGCTCCGAGGCGCTGCTGGAAGCCACCGCAGGGAAGCGGCGGTGGACGTACTACAAGCTGCTCGGCGTCTACCTCAGGAAGCAGCACAGGAGAAACCAAGTCTTCTGGAACTACTGA